In Sulfitobacter albidus, the following proteins share a genomic window:
- the pgeF gene encoding peptidoglycan editing factor PgeF, which produces MTLEILTSDALTGVRHGFFTRRGGASSGVFSGLNCGYGSSDQAEIVAINRARVADAMGVAADHLLGVHQIHSATAVTVDGPTPDKPRADALVTATPGLALSVLTADCQPVLFADVEAGVIGAAHAGWRGARNGVLEATVEAMEALGARRADITAVIGPSISQRAYEVGPEFLEEFLDDDPDNGRFFIAGDGDRLLFDLPAFGLAALRATGVGHAEWTRHCTFSDPDRFYSYRRTTHAKEADYGRLIAAITLGNGRE; this is translated from the coding sequence ATGACGCTAGAGATCCTCACCTCCGACGCCCTGACCGGGGTGCGTCACGGGTTCTTTACCCGGCGCGGCGGCGCGTCGTCGGGCGTGTTTTCGGGGCTCAACTGCGGCTATGGCTCGTCCGATCAGGCAGAGATCGTGGCGATCAACCGCGCACGGGTGGCCGATGCCATGGGCGTCGCGGCCGATCATCTGCTCGGCGTGCACCAGATCCACTCCGCCACTGCCGTCACGGTCGACGGACCCACGCCCGACAAGCCGCGTGCCGATGCGCTGGTGACGGCCACGCCGGGGCTGGCACTTTCGGTACTGACGGCGGATTGCCAGCCGGTGCTGTTTGCCGATGTCGAGGCAGGCGTGATCGGGGCGGCCCACGCGGGCTGGCGCGGGGCGCGCAACGGTGTGCTGGAGGCGACCGTCGAAGCAATGGAGGCGTTGGGTGCCCGGCGCGCAGACATCACCGCAGTCATCGGCCCCTCGATCAGTCAGCGGGCCTATGAGGTCGGGCCGGAATTTCTGGAAGAATTTCTGGACGACGATCCAGACAACGGGCGGTTCTTTATCGCGGGTGACGGCGACCGGTTGCTGTTCGACCTGCCTGCCTTTGGCCTCGCGGCCCTGCGCGCCACGGGCGTGGGCCATGCGGAATGGACGCGCCATTGCACCTTTTCGGATCCGGACCGATTCTACTCCTACCGACGCACCACCCACGCAAAGGAAGCCGACTATGGCCGCCTGATCGCGGCGATCACCCTTGGAAATGGGCGCGAATAA
- a CDS encoding Hint domain-containing protein, with protein sequence MTLTANPAAARTSARAKGLATMTRASEPAPKQLPQRSYEVAALREDGSLFIGQSSAPALPLFESAFSAFTHGSLVQTSYGPVAVEDLQPGDRVETIEGDSAELVWIGTSTFSPADAGKRTKLTRVMADSFGQSRPERALTFGPGARILHTPAALRGIADGKPLLTPAARFIDGVNVIEVAPPTPTRMFHLCLTRHAVILVDGIEAETFHPGFTAPRGLSHSLRDRFISLFPRIAHLSDFGPLAHPRAPDTDD encoded by the coding sequence ATGACACTGACTGCCAATCCCGCCGCCGCCCGCACGTCGGCACGCGCCAAAGGGCTCGCCACGATGACAAGAGCGTCCGAACCCGCGCCAAAGCAGCTGCCCCAGCGCAGCTATGAGGTTGCGGCCCTGCGCGAGGATGGATCGCTGTTCATCGGGCAAAGCAGCGCGCCCGCCCTGCCGCTTTTTGAAAGCGCCTTTTCCGCCTTTACCCACGGCAGCCTCGTGCAGACCAGCTATGGCCCCGTCGCGGTTGAGGATCTGCAACCCGGCGACAGGGTCGAGACCATCGAGGGCGATTCCGCTGAATTGGTCTGGATCGGCACATCGACATTCTCGCCGGCCGATGCGGGCAAGCGGACCAAGCTTACGCGGGTCATGGCCGACAGCTTTGGCCAGTCGCGCCCCGAACGCGCGCTGACCTTTGGCCCCGGCGCGCGCATCCTGCACACGCCAGCCGCCCTGCGCGGCATTGCGGACGGCAAGCCGCTGCTGACACCCGCCGCGCGGTTCATTGACGGGGTGAATGTGATCGAAGTCGCGCCACCCACACCCACACGGATGTTTCACCTGTGCCTGACACGCCACGCCGTCATCCTCGTCGACGGGATCGAGGCGGAGACGTTCCACCCCGGGTTTACCGCGCCGCGCGGGTTGAGCCACAGCTTGCGCGACCGCTTCATCTCGCTGTTTCCGCGCATCGCGCATCTGTCGGATTTTGGCCCGCTGGCGCATCCACGCGCGCCAGATACCGACGACTGA
- a CDS encoding Lrp/AsnC family transcriptional regulator, producing the protein MAGSRLDPIDRKILAELQADGRMTNVELAKRVGISAPPCLRRVRTLEEQGFIRGYHAEVDARALGFEVQVFAMVGLNSQAEADLSAFEDRCRAWPLVRECHMLNGEVDFMLKCVAPDLSSFQSFLTGALLTAPNVASVKTSLVIRDAKDDPGVPFDVLEERLSVEA; encoded by the coding sequence ATGGCAGGATCACGGCTCGACCCGATCGACCGCAAAATACTTGCGGAATTGCAAGCTGACGGGCGGATGACGAATGTTGAATTGGCCAAACGGGTCGGCATCTCGGCGCCGCCCTGCCTGCGGCGGGTGCGCACCCTCGAAGAGCAGGGGTTCATTCGCGGCTATCACGCGGAGGTCGACGCCCGTGCGCTGGGATTTGAGGTCCAGGTGTTTGCCATGGTCGGGCTCAACAGCCAGGCCGAGGCGGATCTGAGCGCGTTCGAGGACCGTTGCCGCGCCTGGCCGCTGGTGCGCGAATGCCATATGCTCAACGGCGAGGTGGATTTCATGCTCAAATGCGTGGCCCCCGATCTGTCGAGCTTCCAAAGCTTTCTGACCGGGGCGCTGTTGACGGCGCCGAATGTGGCCAGCGTCAAGACCAGCCTTGTCATCCGCGATGCCAAGGACGACCCCGGTGTCCCCTTCGACGTGCTCGAAGAACGCCTGAGCGTGGAGGCCTGA
- the trxB gene encoding thioredoxin-disulfide reductase, which produces MAETRHTKVLIIGSGPAGYTAGVYASRAMLNPILVQGIEPGGQLTTTTEVENWPGDTEVQGPDLMVRMEAHAKAMGCEIVGDIITSVDWSKRPFVAQSDSGTTYVADAVILATGARAKWLGLESEEKFKGFGVSACATCDGFFYRGQEIVVIGGGNTAVEEALFLTNFASKVTLIHRRDELRAEKILIDRLMKNPKIEPLWFHELAEVTGTSDPLGVEGVKVKHTKTGEITEIPAKGVFVAIGHAPANELVKDTLETHMGGYVVTKPDSTETSIPGVFAAGDLTDHKYRQAVTSAGMGCMAALEAERFLAEHGEDGDTPGDAKKDTALPMGYGAEV; this is translated from the coding sequence ATGGCCGAGACACGTCACACCAAGGTTCTGATCATCGGCTCCGGCCCCGCGGGCTATACCGCCGGCGTCTACGCCAGCCGCGCCATGTTGAACCCGATCCTTGTTCAGGGGATCGAACCGGGCGGTCAGCTGACCACCACCACCGAGGTCGAGAACTGGCCCGGCGACACCGAAGTCCAGGGCCCTGACCTGATGGTCCGCATGGAAGCGCACGCAAAGGCGATGGGATGCGAGATCGTGGGCGACATCATCACCTCCGTTGATTGGTCCAAGCGGCCGTTCGTCGCGCAATCCGACAGCGGCACCACCTATGTGGCCGATGCGGTGATCCTGGCGACTGGCGCGCGCGCCAAGTGGCTGGGGCTCGAGAGCGAAGAGAAATTCAAGGGCTTCGGCGTCTCGGCCTGTGCCACCTGCGACGGGTTTTTCTATCGCGGGCAGGAAATCGTCGTGATCGGGGGCGGTAACACCGCCGTCGAAGAGGCGCTGTTCCTGACCAATTTCGCCTCCAAGGTCACGCTGATCCACCGCCGCGATGAGCTGCGGGCCGAGAAGATCCTGATTGACCGCCTGATGAAGAACCCCAAGATCGAGCCGCTGTGGTTTCACGAGCTGGCCGAGGTCACCGGCACCTCCGACCCGTTGGGCGTCGAGGGAGTGAAGGTGAAGCACACCAAAACGGGTGAAATCACCGAGATCCCGGCCAAGGGCGTTTTTGTTGCCATCGGCCACGCGCCTGCCAATGAGCTGGTCAAGGATACGCTTGAGACGCACATGGGCGGCTACGTGGTCACCAAGCCCGACAGTACCGAAACCTCGATCCCCGGTGTCTTTGCCGCCGGAGACCTGACGGATCACAAATACCGCCAAGCGGTCACGAGTGCCGGCATGGGCTGCATGGCCGCCCTTGAGGCAGAACGGTTTCTGGCCGAGCACGGCGAGGATGGCGACACCCCCGGCGACGCCAAAAAGGATACCGCCCTGCCGATGGGCTACGGGGCCGAGGTCTGA
- a CDS encoding YdeI/OmpD-associated family protein — protein MTDVEITTPAALWDWLEAHHTRPDSVRLITWKAAHPDKYVSREDVLDALIAYGWIDGRRFVVDDDRTAQLIAPRQQQAWSQSYKDRAERLRAKGRMRPAGEDAIAQGKASGLWYFFADVDALIVPDDLAADLDLARWEALAPSYRRNVLRWIKLAKTAPTRAKRIRAAARATQRGEKLPQM, from the coding sequence ATGACCGACGTTGAAATCACGACTCCCGCCGCCCTGTGGGACTGGCTTGAGGCTCATCACACCCGCCCCGACAGCGTGCGGCTGATTACGTGGAAAGCCGCGCACCCGGATAAATACGTAAGCCGCGAGGACGTGCTGGACGCGCTCATCGCCTACGGCTGGATCGACGGGCGCCGCTTTGTCGTGGACGACGACCGCACCGCGCAGCTGATCGCGCCGCGCCAGCAACAGGCGTGGTCACAATCCTACAAAGATCGCGCGGAGCGATTGCGCGCCAAGGGCCGCATGCGCCCGGCGGGAGAGGACGCCATCGCGCAGGGCAAGGCGTCGGGGCTGTGGTATTTCTTTGCCGATGTGGATGCGCTGATCGTGCCGGATGATCTGGCGGCGGATCTTGATCTGGCCCGGTGGGAGGCGCTGGCGCCTTCCTATCGCCGCAACGTACTGCGCTGGATCAAACTGGCCAAGACCGCGCCGACCCGCGCAAAACGCATCCGCGCCGCTGCCCGAGCCACACAGCGCGGTGAAAAACTGCCGCAGATGTAG